One segment of Candidatus Brocadiaceae bacterium DNA contains the following:
- a CDS encoding AsmA family protein, producing MKKKLLIAFVVVLVVIVAGGLLVYSNLDKIIKVGVEKGGTMVLGVSTTLEGATVDVPNGTVGLDGLLLGSPEGFSEPGMFKLGHAHTTVDLGSIRKDELIIREVVIDGPEITLEFDGTRTNWGTLLENLESEPKQEEARKKSQKSVRVDRIVFSNGKVRIAGVPAVGGATVPLPRLEITDLAPADGTVQTVGGVLADVVRSLYTSVVGAAGSVLPLEQVQALGQEALAVAGQAAQAATEAAGAAASAAKDAAGSAAEAAKDAGAAAAGAAKSAGDKATGLIRGVLPGGKDEPAEADGADEGE from the coding sequence GTGAAGAAGAAGCTGCTCATTGCGTTCGTGGTCGTTCTGGTCGTCATCGTGGCCGGGGGGCTCCTTGTCTACTCGAATCTGGACAAGATCATCAAGGTCGGCGTCGAGAAGGGCGGCACGATGGTCCTGGGCGTGTCGACGACGTTGGAGGGGGCGACGGTGGACGTCCCGAACGGCACCGTCGGCCTGGACGGCCTGCTGCTCGGCAGCCCGGAGGGCTTTTCAGAGCCCGGCATGTTCAAGCTGGGCCATGCGCACACGACGGTGGACCTCGGGTCGATTCGGAAGGACGAACTGATCATCCGCGAGGTTGTCATCGACGGCCCCGAGATCACGCTGGAGTTCGACGGCACCCGGACGAACTGGGGCACGTTGCTGGAGAACCTGGAGAGCGAGCCGAAGCAGGAGGAGGCCAGGAAGAAGAGCCAGAAGAGCGTGCGGGTGGACCGGATCGTGTTCTCGAACGGCAAGGTGCGCATCGCGGGCGTGCCTGCCGTGGGCGGCGCGACCGTGCCGCTGCCGCGGCTCGAGATCACCGACCTCGCCCCGGCTGACGGCACCGTGCAGACGGTCGGCGGCGTGCTGGCCGACGTAGTCAGGTCGCTCTACACGTCCGTGGTCGGCGCCGCCGGGAGCGTGCTGCCCCTGGAGCAGGTTCAGGCGCTCGGCCAGGAGGCGCTGGCCGTGGCCGGGCAGGCGGCCCAGGCCGCGACGGAAGCCGCCGGAGCGGCCGCATCAGCGGCCAAGGACGCGGCGGGCAGCGCGGCCGAGGCGGCGAAGGACGCCGGGGCGGCCGCCGCCGGCGCGGCAAAGAGTGCAGGCGACAAGGCGACGGGGCTCATCCGCGGCGTCCTGCCCGGCGGCAAGGACGAGCCGGCCGAGGCGGATGGTGCGGACGAAGGAGAGTGA
- a CDS encoding GlsB/YeaQ/YmgE family stress response membrane protein — translation MSEIISFLLIGIVAGWIAGKLMKGRGFGLVGNMVVGVLGAAAGSVLFGLVGLRNDGSLIGVLITAVVGAVVLLFVIGVLRKA, via the coding sequence ATGAGCGAGATCATCAGCTTCCTGCTGATCGGGATCGTGGCGGGCTGGATCGCCGGCAAGCTGATGAAGGGCCGGGGCTTCGGCCTGGTCGGGAACATGGTCGTGGGCGTGCTGGGGGCCGCAGCCGGCAGCGTCCTTTTCGGACTGGTGGGCCTGAGGAACGACGGCAGCCTGATCGGCGTGCTGATCACGGCCGTGGTCGGCGCGGTCGTGCTCCTGTTCGTCATCGGCGTCCTGCGAAAGGCGTAG
- a CDS encoding YihY family inner membrane protein, which produces MRRKVGRVVRFLKGDVWRVRSRDLPPSRSFLIRQVRIVLLALRGFRTDRCSLRASALTYFTVLSIVPAVAMTFGVAKGFGLEAMLEERIRTALHGQPEVADHLIRFSQSLLESARGGVIAGVGIAVLFWTVIKVLTHVEKSFNAIWGVEEQRPLPRRFADYLSMMLIGPVLLIVSGGVTVLVAGKVQGFVQGVSLLGFLAPVVTRLLRLLPYCLGWGLFAFAYIVMPNTRVRFRSALLGGVVAGTLYQIVQWVYIAFQVGVAKYNAVYGSFAALPLFLVWLQLSWLIVLFGAELSFASQNVETYEFEPDCRLASRSSKRLVALRIVQVVVQRFAGGLNPLTAAEISRQVGVPIRLTTEILHELVEARVLSETPIENAKDLAHLPARPPEQLTIAFVLEALDDRGGDTLRPAESPELEELADSLRAFREELRRSPANTPLLRAAAGPDAARPAPPFAPRRPRQ; this is translated from the coding sequence GTGCGGCGCAAGGTCGGTCGTGTGGTGCGGTTCCTGAAGGGCGACGTGTGGCGGGTCCGGTCCAGGGACCTGCCGCCGAGCCGTTCGTTCCTGATCCGGCAGGTCCGCATCGTCCTCCTGGCCCTGCGCGGCTTCCGGACGGACCGCTGCAGCCTCCGGGCGTCGGCGCTGACGTACTTCACGGTCCTCTCCATCGTGCCCGCCGTGGCCATGACGTTCGGCGTGGCCAAGGGGTTCGGCCTGGAGGCGATGCTGGAGGAGCGGATCCGCACGGCGCTGCACGGCCAGCCGGAGGTCGCCGACCACCTCATTCGGTTCTCGCAGTCGCTCCTTGAGAGCGCGCGCGGCGGCGTGATCGCCGGCGTGGGCATCGCGGTGCTGTTCTGGACGGTCATCAAGGTGCTCACGCACGTCGAGAAGTCCTTCAACGCGATCTGGGGCGTGGAGGAGCAGCGCCCGCTGCCGCGCCGCTTCGCCGACTACCTGTCCATGATGCTCATCGGCCCCGTGCTGCTGATCGTGTCCGGCGGCGTGACCGTTCTGGTGGCCGGCAAGGTGCAGGGCTTCGTGCAGGGCGTGAGCCTGCTGGGCTTCCTGGCGCCCGTGGTCACGCGGCTGCTGCGGCTGCTGCCCTACTGCCTCGGCTGGGGCCTGTTCGCGTTCGCCTACATCGTCATGCCGAACACCAGGGTGCGGTTCCGATCCGCGCTGCTGGGCGGCGTCGTGGCGGGCACGCTCTACCAGATCGTGCAGTGGGTCTACATCGCCTTCCAGGTGGGCGTGGCGAAGTACAACGCCGTCTACGGGAGCTTCGCCGCCCTCCCACTCTTCCTGGTCTGGCTGCAGCTCAGTTGGCTCATCGTGCTCTTCGGGGCGGAACTCTCGTTTGCGTCGCAGAACGTGGAGACCTACGAGTTCGAGCCGGACTGCCGGCTGGCCAGCCGCTCGTCCAAACGGCTCGTGGCGCTGCGCATCGTCCAGGTCGTCGTGCAGAGATTCGCGGGCGGCCTGAACCCCCTGACGGCCGCCGAGATCTCGCGCCAGGTGGGCGTGCCCATCCGCCTGACCACCGAGATACTGCACGAGCTGGTCGAGGCCCGCGTCCTGTCGGAGACGCCCATCGAGAACGCCAAGGACCTCGCCCACCTGCCCGCCCGCCCGCCGGAGCAACTGACGATCGCGTTCGTTCTGGAGGCGCTGGACGACCGCGGCGGCGACACGCTGCGCCCCGCCGAGTCGCCCGAACTCGAGGAGCTGGCCGACAGCCTCCGCGCGTTCCGCGAGGAACTCCGCCGCTCGCCCGCGAACACGCCCCTTCTGAGGGCGGCGGCCGGGCCGGACGCAGCACGCCCCGCCCCCCCCTTTGCCCCCCGTCGGCCCCGGCAGTAG
- the smpB gene encoding SsrA-binding protein SmpB, translating to MARQESGIAVVAHNRRARHDFVIEDSYEAGIVLQGTEVKSLREGTCSLNEAYARPKGDEVFLFDMHIPPYGPASQFNHDPKRPRKLLLQRRELDRIIARCTERGYTLVPMRLYFKGGYAKVQIGLARRRKHWDDRDKKEARQRRKDTAAELGRRGRR from the coding sequence ATGGCCAGACAGGAATCAGGCATCGCGGTGGTCGCGCACAACCGGCGCGCCCGGCACGACTTCGTCATCGAAGACAGCTACGAGGCGGGGATCGTGCTCCAGGGCACCGAGGTGAAGAGCCTGCGCGAGGGCACCTGCAGCCTCAACGAGGCCTACGCGCGGCCCAAGGGGGATGAGGTCTTCCTGTTCGACATGCACATCCCCCCCTACGGCCCGGCCAGCCAGTTCAACCATGACCCCAAGCGGCCGCGAAAGCTCCTGCTCCAGCGCCGTGAGCTGGACCGCATCATCGCCCGCTGCACCGAGCGCGGGTATACGCTGGTGCCGATGCGGCTCTACTTCAAGGGCGGCTACGCAAAGGTGCAGATCGGGCTGGCCCGCCGCCGCAAGCACTGGGACGACCGCGACAAGAAGGAGGCCCGACAGCGCCGCAAGGACACCGCCGCCGAACTCGGCCGGCGGGGCCGCCGGTAA
- a CDS encoding PIG-L family deacetylase, with protein MTDSRPNIVYVTAHPDDSSNAMGATALLLKDRYDVHVLCATRGERGIRGKTYAEAGAIREKEEAAACALMGAQLTFLDRVNGELYADKAICDMVAGILTDLRPAAVFTLWPINEHEDHTAVYEITMKALLLSDLRGTTEVYMGENDIGGQTNQFVPDIYVDISGVIEQKRAMVACHRSQYPSEERREYIIRRNAIRGMMARCPFAEAFKTLYPVTTGRWGRPSGALLLDL; from the coding sequence ATGACCGACTCCAGGCCGAACATCGTGTATGTGACCGCCCACCCGGACGACTCCTCCAACGCCATGGGCGCCACGGCCCTGCTGCTCAAGGACCGCTACGACGTCCACGTGCTCTGCGCCACGCGCGGGGAGCGCGGCATCCGCGGCAAGACGTACGCTGAGGCGGGCGCCATCCGGGAAAAGGAAGAGGCCGCCGCCTGTGCCCTGATGGGCGCGCAACTGACCTTCCTGGACAGGGTGAACGGCGAGCTCTACGCCGACAAGGCCATCTGCGACATGGTGGCCGGCATCCTGACCGACCTGCGCCCGGCCGCCGTCTTCACCCTGTGGCCGATCAACGAGCACGAAGACCACACGGCCGTCTACGAGATCACCATGAAGGCGCTGCTGCTGTCCGACCTGCGCGGGACGACCGAGGTCTACATGGGGGAGAACGACATCGGCGGCCAGACGAACCAGTTCGTCCCGGACATCTACGTCGACATCTCCGGCGTGATCGAGCAGAAACGGGCGATGGTCGCCTGCCATCGGTCGCAGTACCCGAGCGAGGAGCGCCGGGAGTACATCATCCGGCGCAACGCGATTCGGGGCATGATGGCGCGGTGCCCCTTTGCGGAGGCATTCAAGACGCTCTACCCCGTGACGACCGGCCGCTGGGGCCGCCCGTCGGGGGCGCTCCTCCTGGACCTGTAG
- a CDS encoding aldo/keto reductase → MQYGRIPGIDKDVSRLVMGIEVARRPDGGEPFPLMDALFERGATAFDTAHVYGEKAERTLGRWIAERGVRRQVVIIGKGAHPTNRQRVTPEDIASDLRESLERLGTDYIDLYLLHRDNPDVPVGPIVDALNREREAGLIRAFGGSNWTHQRLQQANEYAEAHGLTPLVASSPNYSLAEQIEETWAGCLSIGGAAGADARAWYRRTQMPVFAWSSMARGFMAGRITREAYEHDPGAIDEATRRGFCHEVNFRRLDRAMELARRKGVTVAQIAMAFVVSQGLNVFPICACMAPRELEENVAAMELRLTREECAWLDLERADV, encoded by the coding sequence ATGCAGTACGGCAGGATACCGGGCATCGACAAGGACGTTTCGCGTCTGGTGATGGGCATCGAGGTCGCCCGCCGGCCCGATGGCGGCGAACCGTTCCCGCTGATGGACGCTCTGTTCGAGCGCGGCGCCACGGCGTTCGACACGGCGCACGTGTACGGAGAGAAGGCGGAGCGGACACTCGGGCGGTGGATCGCCGAGCGCGGCGTGCGCCGGCAGGTGGTCATTATCGGGAAGGGCGCGCATCCCACAAATCGGCAGCGGGTCACACCGGAGGACATCGCCTCCGACCTGCGCGAGTCCCTCGAGCGGCTGGGCACGGACTACATCGACCTCTACCTGCTGCACCGCGACAACCCGGACGTGCCCGTCGGCCCGATCGTGGACGCCCTGAACAGGGAGCGCGAGGCGGGCCTCATCCGCGCCTTCGGCGGCTCCAACTGGACCCATCAGCGGCTGCAGCAGGCGAACGAATACGCCGAGGCGCACGGCCTGACGCCGCTGGTCGCCAGCAGCCCCAACTACAGCCTGGCCGAGCAGATCGAGGAGACCTGGGCGGGCTGCCTGAGCATCGGCGGGGCGGCCGGCGCCGATGCGCGCGCGTGGTACCGGCGCACGCAGATGCCCGTGTTTGCCTGGAGCAGCATGGCCCGCGGTTTCATGGCCGGCCGCATCACGCGGGAGGCGTACGAACACGACCCCGGCGCGATCGACGAGGCGACGCGCAGGGGGTTCTGCCACGAGGTCAACTTCCGCCGGCTCGACCGCGCGATGGAACTGGCCCGCCGCAAGGGCGTCACGGTCGCCCAGATCGCCATGGCCTTCGTCGTGAGCCAGGGGCTGAACGTCTTCCCCATCTGCGCCTGCATGGCCCCGCGCGAACTCGAGGAGAACGTCGCGGCCATGGAACTCAGACTGACGCGTGAGGAATGCGCCTGGCTGGACCTGGAGCGGGCGGACGTCTGA
- a CDS encoding MoxR family ATPase, with amino-acid sequence MLGQLTRAVYGQDEVLRQLLAGILARGHCLMVGVPGLAKTMMVSLLAQITSLTFRRVQFTPDLMPSDITGTNVLDESTGKREFRFVPGPLFAHIVLGDEINRTPPKTQAALLQAMQERQVTVGQTTYDLPRPFFVIATQNPIEQEGTYPLPEAQLDRFMLNIHVGYPDEAMEQRVLEETTRGRRPRLEEVIGGQQILAMQDLVEEIVASPYVMRYATALIRASRPSSDTAPPFVREMVDWGAGPRAGQHLVLTAKAVAAMDGRLNVAIDDIRTVAVPVLRHRIACNFQAQAESVDSVDIVRMLLDEIPEPDVKKYE; translated from the coding sequence ATGCTGGGCCAGTTGACGCGCGCCGTCTACGGTCAGGACGAGGTCCTGCGGCAGCTTCTGGCCGGGATACTCGCCCGCGGCCACTGCCTGATGGTCGGGGTGCCGGGGCTGGCCAAGACCATGATGGTCTCCCTGCTGGCGCAGATCACGTCGCTGACCTTCCGGCGCGTGCAGTTCACGCCGGACCTGATGCCCAGCGACATCACGGGCACGAACGTGCTCGACGAGAGCACCGGCAAGCGCGAGTTCCGCTTCGTGCCCGGCCCGCTGTTCGCCCACATCGTCCTGGGCGACGAGATCAACCGCACACCGCCCAAGACGCAGGCCGCCCTGCTCCAGGCGATGCAGGAACGCCAGGTGACCGTCGGGCAGACCACCTACGACCTGCCGCGCCCCTTCTTCGTCATCGCCACGCAGAACCCCATCGAGCAGGAAGGCACCTATCCCCTGCCCGAGGCCCAGCTCGACCGCTTCATGCTCAACATCCACGTGGGCTACCCGGACGAGGCCATGGAGCAGCGCGTCCTGGAGGAGACCACGCGCGGCCGGCGACCCCGGCTCGAGGAGGTCATCGGCGGCCAGCAGATACTCGCCATGCAGGACCTGGTGGAGGAGATCGTCGCCTCCCCCTACGTGATGCGCTATGCCACGGCCCTGATCCGCGCCAGCCGGCCGTCGTCCGACACGGCCCCGCCGTTCGTGCGGGAGATGGTCGACTGGGGCGCCGGCCCCCGTGCGGGCCAGCACCTGGTGCTGACGGCCAAGGCCGTGGCCGCCATGGACGGCCGGCTCAACGTGGCCATCGACGACATCCGCACCGTGGCCGTCCCCGTTCTCCGCCATCGAATCGCGTGCAACTTCCAGGCCCAGGCCGAGTCGGTCGACAGTGTCGATATCGTGCGCATGCTCCTGGACGAGATCCCCGAGCCCGACGTCAAGAAGTACGAATAG
- a CDS encoding Gfo/Idh/MocA family oxidoreductase, whose product MRVIQVGAGGFGRTWLPRVRSDDTVSLAALVDVDEATLDAAREATGLSPSACLTDFRKAFRTVQAEAVLIVTPAPLHHEVALAAFDCGLHVLTEKPLADSMPHACLVVEAARRAGRALMVSQNYRFRPWARTMRRIIRSGEFGRPEALSVRFARSVSFRDALRARLDRPLVRDMSIHHFDLMRALTGRDPVTVYARTWQPSWSPFEEDACAAALLEFEDGLKVVYEGSWVSRGPQTAWDGHWSVECRDALLEFCDGRVHVRPSAHPDTDSEVELDPGPVSGQAAVLAEFRRAVAEGREPETSGRDNLVSLATAMAVAQSSRERRPVSVAELLEASDRTP is encoded by the coding sequence GTGAGGGTGATCCAGGTGGGCGCAGGCGGGTTCGGCCGCACGTGGCTGCCCCGCGTCCGGAGCGACGACACGGTCTCCCTGGCCGCCCTCGTCGATGTCGACGAGGCGACGCTGGATGCCGCCCGGGAGGCGACCGGCCTGAGTCCGTCCGCGTGCCTGACGGACTTCCGCAAGGCCTTCCGGACCGTCCAGGCCGAGGCCGTGCTGATCGTCACGCCGGCGCCCCTCCACCACGAGGTGGCCCTGGCGGCGTTCGACTGCGGGCTGCACGTGCTGACCGAGAAGCCGCTGGCCGACTCCATGCCGCACGCGTGTCTGGTCGTAGAGGCGGCGCGCCGGGCGGGGCGCGCCCTGATGGTGAGCCAGAACTACCGCTTCCGCCCCTGGGCCCGCACGATGCGCCGGATCATCCGTTCGGGCGAGTTCGGCCGGCCCGAGGCCCTCTCCGTGCGGTTTGCGCGGTCGGTCAGCTTCCGAGACGCCCTGCGCGCCCGGCTGGACCGCCCCCTCGTGCGCGACATGAGCATCCACCACTTCGACCTGATGCGCGCCCTGACGGGCCGGGACCCGGTGACGGTGTACGCGCGCACGTGGCAGCCCTCCTGGAGCCCGTTTGAGGAGGACGCGTGCGCGGCCGCGCTGCTGGAGTTCGAGGACGGCCTGAAGGTCGTCTACGAAGGGAGCTGGGTCTCGCGCGGGCCGCAGACGGCGTGGGACGGCCACTGGTCCGTGGAATGCCGCGACGCCCTGCTGGAGTTCTGCGACGGCCGGGTGCACGTCCGGCCGTCGGCGCACCCGGACACGGACAGCGAGGTGGAACTCGACCCGGGGCCCGTCAGCGGGCAGGCGGCCGTCCTGGCCGAGTTCCGGCGGGCGGTGGCCGAGGGCCGGGAACCCGAGACCAGCGGGCGCGACAACCTGGTCAGCCTGGCCACGGCCATGGCCGTGGCGCAGTCGTCCCGGGAGCGCCGGCCGGTGTCGGTTGCCGAACTGCTGGAGGCGTCGGACCGAACCCCGTAG
- the rpsO gene encoding 30S ribosomal protein S15 produces the protein MEKDRKTAIVEQFRTHETDTGSPDVQVALLTERIRELTEHLRTHKKDHASRQGLLKMVGKRSALLKYLMRENPTRYRGLIETLKLRK, from the coding sequence ATGGAAAAGGACCGCAAGACGGCAATAGTCGAGCAGTTTCGGACGCACGAGACCGATACCGGTTCGCCGGACGTGCAGGTGGCCCTGTTGACGGAACGCATCAGGGAGCTGACCGAGCACCTGCGAACCCACAAGAAGGACCACGCATCGCGTCAGGGCCTGTTGAAGATGGTCGGGAAGCGTTCGGCCCTGCTGAAGTACCTGATGCGCGAGAATCCGACCCGGTATCGGGGACTGATCGAGACGCTGAAGTTGAGGAAGTGA
- a CDS encoding polyribonucleotide nucleotidyltransferase, with product MKTRVEKRIAERVLSIETGELAKQADGAVLVQYGDTVVMAAVMAVPDARGVPFFPLGVEYREKQYAAGQFPGGIIKREGRPTEKEVLTCRMVDRPLRPLFPEGYHEEVQVTAWVLSSDGENDPDVLAMIASSAALAISDIPFHGPISGCRVGLVNDEFVINPTHEQRDGSELDMVVASVADSVVMVEGAAREIPEDDVATAIQCAHDVNAEILALIRSLVDQCGRPKREWEPRVQYDRALEALRPRYGDRFVEAHRTSGKLERARAVRALRDEAIEALVDDEDPETITGGEVYAAFDALENRAMRDQLVAEGRRADGRAPNQLRPISCQVGLLPRTHGSAVFTRGETQVLAVATLGTVQDEQRVLDPLVEEPSKKFMLHYNFPPFSVGEVKPARGPSRRDLGHGDLAERALEPILPDGEAFPYTIRIVSDVLESNGSSSMASVCGGTLCLMDAGVPITNPVAGIAMGLVKEGDKTFILTDIAGAEDHHGDMDLKVAGTQHGITSMQMDLKVRGIGLDLLRKAMDQAREARLEILRAMLRTLPQPRAEISPYAPVLVQVKIAPDMIGKLIGPGGKTIKGLEEKYECNIEVEDDGSVTVSSERGGRAAEAAEYIRMLGQSVTVGAVYEGTVTELKDFGAIIELFPGADGLCHISQLDDGYVKEVSEVCKVGDRMKVKVISADDGRVRLSRKAALKDEADA from the coding sequence TTGAAGACGAGAGTGGAGAAAAGGATCGCGGAGCGCGTGTTGAGCATTGAGACCGGCGAGCTGGCCAAGCAGGCCGATGGCGCCGTGCTGGTGCAGTATGGAGATACGGTCGTGATGGCCGCCGTCATGGCAGTGCCGGACGCGCGGGGCGTGCCGTTCTTCCCCCTGGGGGTCGAATACCGCGAGAAGCAGTACGCCGCCGGGCAGTTCCCGGGCGGCATCATCAAGCGGGAGGGGCGCCCGACCGAGAAGGAAGTGCTGACCTGCCGCATGGTCGACCGCCCGCTGCGGCCCCTGTTCCCCGAAGGCTATCACGAAGAGGTACAGGTCACCGCCTGGGTGCTCAGCAGCGACGGCGAGAACGACCCCGACGTGCTGGCCATGATCGCCTCCTCGGCGGCCCTGGCCATCAGCGACATCCCCTTCCACGGCCCCATCAGCGGCTGTCGCGTGGGCCTGGTCAACGATGAGTTCGTCATCAACCCCACGCACGAACAGCGCGACGGCAGCGAGTTGGACATGGTCGTCGCCAGCGTGGCCGACAGCGTGGTGATGGTCGAAGGGGCGGCGCGGGAGATCCCCGAGGACGACGTGGCAACCGCCATTCAGTGCGCGCACGACGTCAACGCCGAGATCCTCGCCCTGATCCGGTCGCTGGTCGATCAGTGCGGCAGGCCCAAGCGGGAATGGGAGCCGCGCGTGCAGTACGACAGGGCGCTCGAAGCGCTGCGCCCCCGTTACGGCGACCGCTTCGTCGAGGCGCATCGGACCTCCGGCAAGCTGGAACGAGCCCGCGCCGTGCGCGCCCTGCGCGACGAGGCGATCGAGGCACTGGTCGACGACGAAGACCCCGAAACCATCACGGGCGGGGAGGTCTACGCGGCATTCGACGCGCTCGAGAACCGCGCCATGCGCGACCAGCTCGTGGCCGAAGGCCGCCGCGCGGACGGACGGGCGCCGAACCAACTGCGCCCCATCTCCTGCCAGGTCGGCCTGCTGCCCCGCACCCACGGATCGGCCGTCTTCACCCGCGGCGAGACGCAGGTCCTGGCCGTCGCCACCCTCGGCACGGTGCAGGACGAGCAGCGCGTGCTCGATCCGCTGGTCGAAGAACCGTCCAAGAAGTTCATGCTCCACTACAACTTCCCGCCCTTCAGCGTCGGTGAGGTCAAGCCCGCCCGCGGCCCGAGCCGCCGCGACCTCGGGCACGGGGACCTGGCCGAGCGCGCACTGGAGCCGATCCTGCCCGACGGCGAGGCCTTCCCCTACACGATCCGGATCGTGTCCGACGTCCTGGAGTCCAACGGGTCCTCCTCCATGGCCAGCGTCTGCGGCGGCACGCTCTGCCTGATGGACGCCGGCGTGCCGATCACCAACCCCGTTGCCGGGATCGCCATGGGACTGGTCAAGGAAGGCGACAAGACCTTTATCCTGACCGACATCGCGGGCGCCGAGGACCACCACGGCGACATGGACCTGAAGGTGGCCGGCACCCAGCACGGCATCACGTCCATGCAGATGGACCTCAAGGTGCGGGGCATCGGCCTGGACCTGCTGCGCAAGGCGATGGACCAGGCCCGCGAGGCCCGGCTGGAGATACTGCGCGCCATGCTGCGCACGCTGCCCCAGCCGCGCGCCGAGATCTCCCCCTACGCGCCGGTGCTCGTGCAGGTCAAGATCGCCCCGGACATGATCGGCAAGCTCATCGGCCCGGGCGGCAAGACGATCAAGGGCCTCGAAGAGAAGTACGAGTGCAACATCGAGGTGGAAGACGACGGCAGCGTCACCGTCTCCAGCGAACGCGGCGGCCGCGCCGCCGAGGCGGCGGAGTACATCCGCATGCTCGGCCAGTCGGTCACCGTCGGGGCCGTCTACGAAGGCACGGTCACCGAACTGAAGGACTTCGGCGCCATCATCGAGCTCTTCCCGGGCGCCGACGGCCTCTGCCACATCAGCCAGCTCGATGACGGCTACGTCAAGGAGGTCTCCGAGGTCTGCAAGGTCGGCGACCGGATGAAGGTGAAGGTCATCAGTGCGGACGATGGCCGGGTGCGGCTGAGCCGCAAGGCCGCCCTGAAGGACGAGGCGGACGCCTGA
- a CDS encoding sigma-54-dependent Fis family transcriptional regulator: MDDHANVLVAAEDSETAQAAGRALQEAGHACTAAPGLDAGIEEARSGRYDVVVVALEAAGERGFAVLAAARNGNPDCQVIVITPHGRADEAVAAMRAGALYYLEAPVNPAELTMIVDRAVERVALTRDRALMQSELTRRYGFDNIIGSSRPMQKVFGRVAQVARTNATVLIQGDTGTGKELIARAIHYNSDRRHNRFVPLNCAGLVETILESELFGHEKGAFTGAVSARVGLFEYANHGTLFLDEIGDMPLASQTKLLRVLEHGEIVRVGSNEPIRVDVRLVAATNQNLHQSIADGTFRRDLFYRLNVVTIRLPELRERQGDIPLLVDHYLREFARAYGKSIRTLKPSVRKALYRYAWPGNVRELRNCIEHMVVATTDDILGEDDLPDYMLEQAGASLAEPSLAALAGQPLEEVEKRHIARTLELVDGNREKAAELLGIGERTLYRKIEKYGLR, encoded by the coding sequence ATGGACGACCACGCAAACGTGCTGGTGGCCGCCGAAGACAGCGAAACGGCCCAGGCGGCCGGCCGGGCACTCCAGGAGGCCGGCCACGCCTGTACGGCCGCCCCCGGCCTGGACGCCGGAATCGAGGAAGCCCGCTCCGGCCGCTATGACGTCGTCGTGGTCGCCCTCGAAGCCGCCGGCGAACGAGGCTTCGCCGTCCTGGCCGCCGCCCGCAACGGCAACCCCGACTGCCAGGTGATCGTCATCACCCCCCATGGCCGGGCCGACGAGGCCGTCGCCGCCATGCGCGCCGGCGCCCTCTACTACCTGGAAGCCCCCGTCAATCCCGCCGAACTGACGATGATCGTCGACCGCGCGGTCGAACGCGTGGCCCTGACCCGCGACCGCGCCCTCATGCAGAGCGAACTGACGCGGCGCTACGGGTTCGACAACATCATCGGCAGCAGCCGCCCGATGCAGAAGGTCTTCGGGCGCGTCGCGCAGGTCGCACGCACCAACGCCACCGTGCTGATCCAGGGCGACACGGGCACCGGCAAGGAGCTGATCGCCCGCGCGATCCACTACAACAGCGACCGCCGCCACAACCGCTTCGTGCCCCTCAACTGCGCCGGCCTGGTCGAGACCATCCTGGAGAGCGAACTCTTCGGGCACGAAAAGGGCGCCTTCACCGGGGCCGTCAGCGCGCGCGTGGGCCTGTTCGAATACGCCAACCACGGCACGCTGTTCCTCGACGAGATCGGCGACATGCCCCTGGCCAGCCAGACCAAGCTGCTCCGCGTGCTGGAACACGGCGAGATCGTCCGCGTGGGCAGCAACGAGCCGATCCGCGTGGACGTCCGCCTGGTGGCCGCCACGAACCAGAATCTGCACCAGAGCATCGCGGACGGCACGTTCCGGCGCGATCTGTTCTACCGCCTCAACGTCGTCACCATCCGCCTGCCCGAACTCAGGGAACGCCAGGGCGACATCCCGCTCCTGGTCGACCACTACCTGCGCGAGTTCGCCCGCGCCTACGGCAAGTCCATCCGCACCCTCAAGCCGTCCGTGCGCAAGGCTCTCTACCGCTACGCATGGCCGGGCAACGTGCGCGAACTCCGCAACTGCATCGAGCACATGGTCGTGGCCACCACCGACGACATCCTGGGCGAGGACGACCTGCCCGACTACATGCTCGAACAGGCCGGGGCGAGCCTTGCCGAACCCTCGCTGGCCGCCCTGGCCGGCCAGCCCCTCGAAGAGGTCGAGAAACGCCACATCGCCCGCACCCTGGAACTGGTCGACGGAAACCGGGAGAAGGCCGCCGAACTCCTCGGAATCGGCGAGCGTACCCTCTACCGGAAGATCGAGAAGTACGGCCTCCGGTGA